In a genomic window of Ardenticatenales bacterium:
- a CDS encoding RHS repeat-associated core domain-containing protein has product MPAFYTPYLPYRTAPTHLQPAGLPYTDRGFTGQKHNDDLGLIYYNARYYLPGVGRFVSADTIVPGPANPQSLNRYAYALNNPVRYTDPSGHITNCALLGAEEDIAGCQETASFWNTTTYRGSNAIVSYLPAPPGIIPDGWRVIEANYPELFPNHASNNAPASVYIYYSFVADDAEQLLDFELVARMLIHELERGFLYNDPLYAAEVSEYWPQDLIAQAYVVVNKSRVRNQTIQEIVCSDYVADPILNPPAWGRSGTVVERAYVLALGVDQGWLRDTSFGADQFGHQDKNDSSNPYELYKDQTYLGDFAAGTWWYPTLAASRIIYPFGIVSSDPGPYWR; this is encoded by the coding sequence GCCCCCACGCACTTGCAACCCGCAGGGTTGCCCTACACCGACCGCGGCTTCACCGGCCAGAAGCACAACGACGACCTCGGCCTCATCTACTACAATGCGCGGTACTACTTACCCGGCGTGGGGCGGTTTGTGAGCGCGGATACGATTGTGCCAGGTCCAGCTAATCCCCAATCCCTTAACCGCTACGCCTATGCCCTCAACAACCCCGTCCGGTACACAGACCCAAGCGGACACATAACCAATTGTGCCCTTTTGGGAGCAGAGGAAGACATCGCTGGATGCCAGGAAACAGCATCGTTCTGGAACACGACGACATATCGAGGGAGCAATGCCATTGTTAGCTATCTGCCAGCCCCACCAGGTATCATTCCTGATGGTTGGCGCGTGATAGAAGCAAACTACCCAGAATTGTTCCCCAACCACGCCAGCAACAATGCGCCTGCAAGTGTCTACATTTACTATAGCTTTGTGGCTGATGACGCGGAACAGCTTCTCGATTTCGAACTCGTCGCCCGCATGCTTATTCACGAGCTAGAGCGCGGTTTCCTTTACAATGACCCACTTTACGCAGCTGAGGTTAGCGAGTATTGGCCACAAGACCTGATAGCCCAGGCCTATGTCGTCGTCAACAAATCCCGCGTTAGGAATCAGACTATCCAGGAAATTGTCTGTTCCGATTACGTGGCTGACCCGATTCTTAATCCCCCTGCCTGGGGCAGGTCTGGAACGGTTGTGGAAAGAGCTTATGTTCTTGCTCTCGGAGTAGACCAGGGATGGCTTCGTGACACGTCATTCGGAGCGGATCAGTTTGGACACCAGGACAAGAATGACAGTTCTAATCCGTACGAACTCTACAAAGACCAAACCTATCTGGGTGACTTCGCCGCTGGAACGTGGTGGTATCCTACTCTGGCCGCCAGTCGCATCATTTATCCCTTTGGCATAGTGTCGTCAGACCCAGGTCCTTATTGGAGATAA